In one window of Leifsonia sp. NPDC080035 DNA:
- the ribD gene encoding bifunctional diaminohydroxyphosphoribosylaminopyrimidine deaminase/5-amino-6-(5-phosphoribosylamino)uracil reductase RibD, with protein sequence MSTAWDSAMRTALRLAEGGPAGGVNPRVGCVLLDADGEVIAEGFHRGVGTPHAEVDALSRLPEGGARGATAVVTLEPCNHWGHTGPCSEALIEAGVARVVYGVDDPGHHSGGGAERLREAGVEVTGGVLADDIETFLGDWLTVARLGRPYIVLKWASSLDGRTAAADGTSKWITGAAARQRVHEQREASDAIVVGTGTVLADDPSLTARGDAGELLGTQPTPVVVGTRAIPNDAAVFRHPNPVVFEGTHDIEDVVADLHQRGFRRVYVEGGPTLASAFVAAGLVDEYAIYLAPTLLGGPHLALGSIDVETIGEQRRLRILDVERLGGDLYLRAVPVPPAPRIPADRTPSAQEG encoded by the coding sequence ATGAGCACGGCGTGGGACTCCGCGATGCGCACCGCGCTCCGGCTGGCCGAAGGCGGCCCGGCCGGAGGCGTGAACCCCCGGGTCGGCTGCGTGCTCCTGGATGCGGACGGCGAGGTCATCGCCGAAGGCTTCCACCGCGGCGTCGGCACGCCGCACGCCGAGGTCGACGCCCTGAGCCGGCTGCCCGAGGGCGGCGCCCGCGGCGCGACCGCCGTTGTCACCCTCGAGCCGTGCAACCACTGGGGTCACACCGGCCCGTGCTCCGAGGCCCTGATCGAGGCCGGAGTCGCGCGGGTGGTCTACGGGGTCGACGACCCCGGGCACCACTCGGGCGGCGGCGCGGAGCGGCTGCGCGAGGCCGGCGTCGAGGTGACCGGTGGGGTCCTCGCCGACGACATCGAGACCTTCCTCGGCGACTGGCTGACCGTCGCACGGCTCGGCCGTCCCTACATCGTGCTGAAGTGGGCGAGCAGCCTGGACGGCCGGACGGCGGCGGCCGACGGCACCAGCAAGTGGATCACCGGCGCAGCCGCACGGCAGCGCGTGCACGAGCAGCGCGAGGCGTCCGACGCGATCGTCGTCGGCACCGGCACGGTGCTCGCCGACGACCCCAGTCTCACCGCCCGCGGCGACGCCGGCGAGCTGCTCGGCACCCAGCCGACACCGGTGGTCGTCGGCACCCGCGCCATCCCGAACGACGCTGCGGTGTTCCGGCACCCGAACCCGGTCGTCTTCGAGGGCACCCACGACATCGAGGACGTGGTCGCCGACCTGCACCAGCGCGGCTTCCGGCGCGTCTACGTTGAGGGCGGCCCCACCCTGGCGAGCGCGTTCGTCGCCGCCGGACTCGTCGACGAGTATGCGATCTACCTGGCGCCGACCCTGCTCGGCGGCCCGCACCTGGCCCTCGGCTCGATCGACGTCGAGACCATCGGCGAGCAGCGGAGGCTGCGCATCCTCGATGTCGAGCGCCTCGGCGGCGACCTCTACCTGCGCGCCGTGCCCGTCCCGCCCGCTCCGCGCATCCCCGCGGACCGCACCCCCTCAGCACAGGAAGGCTGA
- a CDS encoding sugar-binding domain-containing protein, which produces MSAPDTQHLPDKVRDALKAGHLYYMQDLTMDAIAHEMHTSRSSVSRLLSYARASGLVTIQIAEPHEGATRIQQEIHDRHGVAAHIVPMPSAISDVDRLERVAISAARILDRFVDSNMTVGVAWGSTMSALSRHLIPKDLHNVEFVQLNGAGNTYTTGVLYASEILRRFGDTYTGTIQEFPVPALFDDPQTKVAMWRERSTRRILDIQERMDVALFGLGSPFSEVRSHVYAGGYLDAADYASLDESGVVGDVATVFFREDGSHHGIPLNERASGPDIDLIKRVPRRVCIVSGPSKVHSLRGALAAGLITDLIVDEGTARALVEHADATDLAA; this is translated from the coding sequence ATGTCCGCGCCCGACACCCAGCACCTGCCCGACAAGGTCCGCGACGCCCTCAAGGCGGGTCACCTCTACTACATGCAGGACCTGACGATGGACGCGATCGCGCACGAGATGCACACCTCGCGATCCAGCGTCTCCCGGCTCCTCTCCTATGCGCGCGCGTCCGGCCTGGTGACCATCCAGATCGCCGAGCCGCACGAAGGGGCGACGCGCATCCAGCAGGAGATCCACGACCGGCACGGCGTCGCGGCGCACATCGTCCCGATGCCGAGCGCGATCAGCGACGTCGACCGGCTGGAGCGCGTCGCCATCTCCGCTGCACGGATTCTCGACCGGTTCGTGGACTCGAACATGACGGTCGGGGTGGCGTGGGGCTCGACGATGAGCGCCCTGAGCAGGCACCTCATCCCGAAGGACCTGCACAACGTGGAGTTCGTTCAGCTGAACGGCGCGGGCAACACGTATACGACCGGCGTGCTCTACGCGTCGGAGATCCTGCGCCGGTTCGGCGACACCTACACCGGCACGATCCAGGAGTTCCCGGTGCCCGCCCTCTTCGACGACCCGCAGACGAAGGTGGCCATGTGGCGCGAGCGGAGCACCCGGCGCATCCTCGACATCCAAGAGCGGATGGACGTCGCCCTGTTCGGTCTCGGCTCGCCGTTCTCCGAGGTGCGCTCGCACGTGTACGCGGGCGGCTACCTGGACGCGGCCGACTACGCGTCGCTGGACGAGTCCGGTGTGGTGGGCGATGTGGCGACCGTGTTCTTCCGGGAGGACGGCAGCCACCACGGCATCCCGCTCAACGAGCGTGCGAGCGGCCCGGACATCGACCTCATCAAGCGGGTCCCGCGGCGGGTCTGCATCGTCTCGGGCCCGTCCAAGGTGCACAGCCTCCGCGGCGCGCTGGCCGCCGGCCTCATCACCGACCTGATCGTCGACGAGGGGACCGCGCGCGCCCTGGTCGAGCACGCCGACGCCACGGACCTCGCCGCCTGA